A genomic region of Anas acuta chromosome 1, bAnaAcu1.1, whole genome shotgun sequence contains the following coding sequences:
- the TENT5C gene encoding terminal nucleotidyltransferase 5C → MASKGSNTDCMSCSVLNWEQVSRLHEVLTEVVPIHGRGNFPTLKITLKDIVQTVRSRLNEAGIAVHDVRLNGSAAGHVLVKDNGLGCKDLDLIFQVSLPSEAEFQLVRDVVLRSLLNFLPEGVSKLKISPVTLKEAYIQKLVKVSTESDRWSLISLSNKHGRNVELKFVDCIRRQFEFSVDSFQIILDSLLFYYDYSENPMSEHFHPTVIGESMYGDFEAAFDHLQNKLIATKNPEEIRGGGLLKYSNLLVRDFRPMDKDEIKTLERYMCSRFFIDFPDILDQQRKLETYLQNHFSKEERSKYDYLMILRRVVNESTVCLMGHERRQTLNLISLLALRVLAEQNIIPNATTVTCYYQPAPYVSDVNFSNYYLANAPVPYSQSYPTWLPCN, encoded by the coding sequence ATGGCAAGCAAAGGAAGTAATACAGACTGCATGTCATGCAGCGTACTGAACTGGGAGCAGGTCAGCCGCCTGCATGAGGTTCTTACAGAGGTGGTCCCAATCCATGGACGAGGTAACTTCCCGACGCTGAAGATAACTCTGAAGGACATTGTTCAGACCGTTCGGAGCAGGCTGAATGAAGCAGGCATTGCGGTACATGATGTCCGTCTGAATGGCTCTGCAGCTGGCCACGTCCTGGTCAAGGATAATGGTCTGGGATGCAAAGACCTGGATCTCATTTTTCAAGTGTCTCTTCCGAGTGAGGCAGAGTTTCAGCTAGTTCGAGATGTGGTGTTGCGCTCCCTCCTGAATTTCTTGCCAGAAGGAGTAAGCAAGCTAAAAATCAGTCCAGTAACACTGAAGGAAGCCTACATCCAGAAGCTGGTTAAAGTGTCCACAGAATCGGACCGTTGGAGCTTGATATCACTCTCCAACAAACATGGTAGGAACGTGGAGCTGAAGTTTGTAGACTGTATAAGACGACAGTTCGAGTTCAGTGTGGACTCCTTCCAAATCATACTGGATTCCCTGCTTTTCTACTATGACTACTCGGAAAACCCCATGTCAGAGCACTTCCATCCAACTGTGATTGGGGAGAGTATGTATGGAGACTTCGAAGCAGCTTTCGATCACCTCCAGAACAAGCTGATAGCTACCAAAAATCCTGAAGAGATCCGAGGTGGTGGGCTTCTGAAGTACAGTAACCTCTTAGTGCGGGACTTCAGGCCCATGGATAAAGATGAGATCAAAACACTGGAGCGCTACATGTGCTCCCGGTTCTTCATAGACTTCCCAGACATCCTGGATCAGCAGCGCAAGCTCGAGACCTACCTCCAGAACCACTTCTCCAAAGAAGAGAGGAGCAAATATGACTACCTCATGATCCTGCGCAGGGTGGTGAATGAGAGCACGGTGTGTCTCATGGGGCACGAGCGAAGGCAGACTCTCAACTTGATTTCTCTGCTGGCTCTCAGAGTACTGGCAGAGCAGAACATCATCCCTAATGCCACTACTGTTACCTGTTACTACCAGCCAGCACCTTACGTTAGTGATGTGAACTTCAGCAACTACTACCTTGCCAATGCTCCCGTGCCATATAGCCAGTCCTACCCGACTTGGTTGCCTTGCAACTGA